One window of Sphingobacteriales bacterium genomic DNA carries:
- a CDS encoding SAM-dependent DNA methyltransferase yields MGKLKSHQKLPTEWNEREILRDKGQFWTPSWVAEAMVAYVLENTDLIFDPATGRGAFYEALLMLNNQNVSFFGTDIDAEVLSDEIYNKEKCFVEDRDFIKNPPNRKFKAIVANPPYIRHHRIDEETKLLLKKIATSITGNSIDGRAGYHIYFLIQALNLLEQEGKLAFIMPADTCEGKFAKNLWKYISEKFCIECVVTFDERATPFPNVDTNAIIFMIKNSKPQKTLKWIKANQAYSDDLLKLVTSNFKLKEFDSLEITTRQLKEGLTTGLSRPEQNHNGFKFHLNDFANVMRGIATGSNEFFFLTAQQVKEIGIPKEFLKRAVGRTKDATESILTLKDVEALEKENRPTFLLSINGQENYPKSIKDYLKVGEKMGLPSRSLIQQRKPWYKMEQRKVPPLLFAYLGRRNTRFIKNEAGALPLTGFLCVYPIYDDQEYIDNLWKALNHPNTLDNLKLVGKSYGSGAIKVEPGNLNKLPIPEHIVALFNLQRPYKNADGQLEIFREPKTKFGTTKRKTEGNNGNCCKTTQKPLNT; encoded by the coding sequence ATGGGAAAATTAAAATCACATCAGAAACTGCCAACGGAATGGAACGAAAGAGAAATTCTTCGTGACAAAGGTCAGTTTTGGACACCGAGTTGGGTTGCGGAGGCAATGGTTGCTTATGTGTTAGAAAACACAGACTTAATTTTTGACCCTGCAACAGGCAGAGGAGCATTTTATGAAGCATTGTTAATGCTTAACAATCAAAATGTTTCCTTTTTTGGGACAGATATTGACGCTGAAGTTTTATCAGATGAGATTTACAACAAAGAAAAGTGCTTTGTTGAGGACAGGGATTTCATTAAAAATCCACCGAATAGAAAGTTCAAAGCAATCGTTGCGAATCCACCTTACATAAGGCATCACAGAATTGATGAAGAAACTAAATTACTTCTCAAGAAAATAGCGACATCAATAACAGGAAATTCAATAGACGGAAGAGCGGGGTATCACATTTATTTTCTAATTCAAGCATTAAATCTTTTAGAGCAGGAGGGAAAACTTGCTTTCATAATGCCAGCGGACACTTGTGAGGGAAAATTTGCCAAGAACTTGTGGAAATACATTTCGGAAAAATTTTGCATTGAATGTGTAGTTACATTTGATGAAAGGGCTACGCCCTTTCCAAATGTTGATACCAATGCAATTATTTTCATGATTAAGAATAGTAAGCCGCAAAAAACATTAAAATGGATTAAAGCCAATCAAGCATACTCTGACGACTTATTGAAACTTGTAACTTCTAATTTCAAATTAAAGGAGTTTGACAGTTTAGAAATAACTACTCGTCAACTAAAAGAGGGTCTAACAACAGGTTTATCACGACCTGAACAAAATCATAATGGGTTTAAATTCCATTTGAACGATTTTGCAAATGTTATGAGAGGCATAGCGACAGGTTCAAATGAATTTTTCTTTTTGACAGCCCAGCAGGTTAAAGAGATTGGTATCCCCAAGGAATTTCTAAAACGTGCTGTTGGAAGAACAAAGGACGCAACGGAAAGTATTTTGACTTTGAAAGATGTTGAAGCATTGGAAAAAGAAAACCGCCCGACATTTTTGCTCTCTATAAACGGACAAGAAAATTATCCAAAATCAATTAAGGACTATTTGAAAGTTGGTGAAAAAATGGGACTTCCTTCTCGTTCACTAATTCAGCAAAGAAAGCCTTGGTATAAAATGGAACAACGTAAAGTGCCACCATTGTTGTTTGCTTATCTCGGCAGACGAAATACACGGTTTATTAAAAACGAAGCAGGCGCATTACCATTGACAGGTTTTCTTTGTGTTTACCCAATCTATGACGACCAAGAATATATTGACAACCTTTGGAAAGCATTAAATCATCCAAACACGTTAGATAATTTAAAACTCGTTGGTAAAAGCTACGGTTCAGGAGCTATAAAAGTTGAGCCGGGTAATCTCAACAAACTTCCAATACCAGAACACATTGTTGCACTATTTAACTTGCAACGACCATACAAAAACGCTGACGGACAACTTGAGATTTTTCGTGAACCAAAGACAAAATTTGGGACGACAAAAAGAAAAACGGAAGGTAACAACGGTAACTGTTGCAAAACTACTCAAAAACCACTAAATACCTGA
- a CDS encoding transposase has product MAYLQGTPRRQMQIICLESTYTCPQGERLSTQGRWHNKARDYTPYKFKKYRTSACKNCPVKHLCTGRQKGGREIERSEFAEVVAQNSERYQTQKAQYRKRQEINEHIFGTIKRQWNYYYTNLRGLSKVNGEHSLILLVYNIKRTINILGMEELLIKLKNWQPDYPK; this is encoded by the coding sequence ATGGCATACTTACAAGGAACACCCCGCCGGCAGATGCAAATAATCTGTTTGGAGAGCACCTACACTTGTCCGCAAGGCGAAAGGCTTTCGACCCAAGGCAGATGGCACAACAAAGCAAGAGATTACACCCCCTACAAGTTTAAAAAATACAGAACCTCTGCTTGCAAAAACTGCCCGGTAAAACACCTCTGTACCGGCAGGCAAAAAGGCGGAAGGGAAATAGAACGCAGCGAATTTGCCGAAGTAGTAGCCCAAAACAGCGAACGCTATCAAACCCAAAAAGCACAATACAGAAAACGGCAGGAAATCAACGAGCATATTTTTGGAACTATCAAACGGCAATGGAACTACTACTACACCAACCTTCGTGGGTTATCCAAAGTAAACGGAGAACACAGTTTGATTTTGTTGGTCTATAATATCAAACGCACCATCAACATACTTGGGATGGAAGAACTATTGATAAAGCTCAAAAATTGGCAGCCCGACTATCCAAAGTAG
- a CDS encoding DUF1772 domain-containing protein: protein MTKRIFLWLNTIISTGYLTGHLFDFFVVMSNWRDGSVESLTNYRTFFINADPGHFFRIAVPASVLISVISFFAYLKSDKQIKILLSIHLVLTLGAFLFTMLYFLPINNYLFWNKEITLESFKTLNLVNNWVFGEHLRVLFGFIALFVAARALHFSYNKLT, encoded by the coding sequence ATGACAAAAAGAATTTTTCTCTGGCTTAACACTATAATTTCTACAGGTTATTTAACTGGACACTTGTTTGATTTTTTTGTCGTAATGTCAAATTGGAGGGATGGAAGTGTAGAATCACTAACCAATTATAGAACGTTTTTCATTAACGCAGACCCTGGGCATTTCTTTCGGATAGCTGTTCCTGCTTCGGTACTGATATCAGTAATTAGCTTCTTTGCATACTTGAAATCCGACAAGCAAATTAAAATACTGCTGAGTATCCACCTTGTCCTAACTTTGGGTGCATTTCTGTTCACCATGCTTTATTTCCTTCCGATAAATAACTATCTGTTTTGGAATAAGGAAATAACTTTAGAATCATTTAAAACATTGAACTTGGTAAACAATTGGGTGTTCGGTGAACATTTGCGTGTCCTGTTTGGATTTATAGCTTTATTTGTTGCAGCAAGAGCACTTCACTTTTCCTATAACAAGTTGACTTGA
- a CDS encoding HNH endonuclease, with translation MAKKKEAYPKEFLEHVQSITNKRAKIVIDHILKHGFITTEDLKKTYGYNHPPRAARDVREAGIPLETYKIKSQDGKSIAAYKFGDLAQLQTNIVEGRIPFSKDFKKALFDKCGGRCQICNGQFEERYLQVDHRVPYEVGGELTDRELDHFMLLCGSCNRAKSWSCEHCDNWKANKKPPVCMECYWGSPENYNHIAMKAVRRLDLQWNGDEVKYYDALKVIADEHKLELPDFIKKIVADRTKK, from the coding sequence ATGGCGAAAAAGAAAGAAGCATATCCGAAAGAGTTTTTAGAACATGTTCAATCAATAACTAACAAGAGGGCAAAAATTGTAATTGACCATATCTTAAAACATGGTTTCATTACAACAGAAGACCTTAAAAAGACTTATGGATATAATCATCCGCCAAGAGCAGCAAGAGATGTGAGAGAAGCAGGCATTCCGCTTGAAACATATAAAATCAAATCACAAGACGGCAAATCTATTGCAGCATATAAGTTTGGCGACTTAGCACAATTGCAAACAAACATAGTCGAAGGTCGCATACCCTTTTCCAAAGACTTCAAAAAAGCATTATTCGACAAATGTGGTGGACGGTGCCAAATCTGCAATGGGCAATTTGAAGAACGTTACTTACAGGTTGACCACAGAGTACCCTATGAAGTTGGTGGCGAGCTAACCGACAGGGAGCTCGACCATTTCATGCTTTTATGCGGTTCATGCAACAGAGCAAAATCATGGAGTTGCGAACATTGCGACAATTGGAAAGCTAACAAGAAGCCGCCTGTTTGCATGGAATGTTATTGGGGCAGCCCTGAAAACTACAATCATATCGCCATGAAAGCAGTTAGACGACTTGACCTGCAATGGAACGGAGATGAGGTAAAGTATTATGATGCGTTGAAAGTTATTGCAGATGAACATAAACTTGAACTACCAGACTTCATCAAAAAGATTGTTGCAGACAGAACGAAGAAATAA
- a CDS encoding DUF1801 domain-containing protein yields the protein MNIQEQIKKYIDSQPEPKRVEIEMLHKRILQALPKCKLWFLDGTDDRGKIVANPNIGYGTQTIKYADGKTKEFYQIGISGNTTGISVYIMGIEDKKYLPETYGKTIGKASVTGYCIKFKTLKDIDIDILEAAIQDGVKKTGN from the coding sequence ATGAACATACAAGAACAAATCAAAAAATATATTGACAGCCAACCTGAACCAAAACGCGTTGAAATTGAAATGTTGCACAAACGCATACTTCAAGCTTTGCCAAAATGTAAATTATGGTTCTTAGACGGCACAGACGATAGAGGTAAAATTGTTGCCAATCCTAACATTGGCTATGGGACACAAACCATAAAATATGCTGACGGAAAAACTAAAGAGTTTTATCAAATTGGAATTAGCGGAAATACAACAGGAATTTCGGTATATATTATGGGCATTGAAGACAAAAAGTATTTACCCGAAACCTACGGAAAAACAATAGGCAAGGCGAGTGTAACAGGTTATTGCATTAAGTTCAAAACGCTAAAAGATATAGATATTGACATACTTGAAGCAGCAATACAGGACGGAGTTAAAAAGACGGGCAACTGA
- a CDS encoding dihydrofolate reductase family protein, giving the protein MRKVIAAINMTVDGYCDHTAVNPDEQIHDHYTDLLTNADTILYGRITYQLMEFWRPFVEKPSGEKSMDDFATAIDKIQKIVFSHTLKSVDWKSATLATRNLEVEVLELKQQSGKDIFVGSPSLIVALTKLNLIDEYQICVHPVIVGNGLPLFKKITDRSELKLLKTKTFNSGAVILYYEPTNEKTTNS; this is encoded by the coding sequence ATGAGAAAAGTAATTGCTGCAATTAATATGACAGTTGACGGGTATTGCGACCATACAGCAGTAAATCCCGATGAACAAATACACGACCACTATACAGACTTGTTAACCAACGCAGATACCATTCTGTATGGTAGGATAACCTATCAGCTTATGGAGTTTTGGCGACCTTTTGTAGAAAAACCTTCGGGCGAAAAATCAATGGACGACTTTGCTACTGCTATTGACAAAATCCAAAAGATTGTATTTTCTCATACGCTAAAAAGCGTGGATTGGAAAAGTGCAACATTGGCAACCCGAAATCTTGAAGTAGAAGTTTTAGAACTTAAACAACAATCGGGTAAAGACATTTTTGTTGGCAGTCCGAGTTTGATAGTAGCATTGACAAAACTTAATCTCATAGACGAATACCAAATTTGTGTTCACCCTGTTATAGTCGGAAACGGATTGCCGTTGTTCAAAAAGATAACTGACAGGTCAGAACTTAAACTTTTAAAGACAAAAACATTTAATAGCGGTGCAGTAATTCTTTACTATGAACCGACAAACGAAAAAACAACGAACAGCTAA
- a CDS encoding DNA adenine methylase, with the protein MKLPHPIPYQGSKRNLADQILRFFPDNFDRLIEPFAGSAAMTIASAFYFKANRFVINDINEPLVNLWENIIENPILIIEHYHDIWHGQHGNEEEYYYHIRERFNDTKQPEYLLFLLAKCVKAAVRYNAQGQFNQSPDKRRLGRNPQMMRDDILRVSQLLKGRTECYSQDYQTILDLATDNDLVYMDPPYQGTGVNGGFNYAGNIEFDNFIVSLFDLNNRNVPFILSYDGRTGNKTYGNPLHDNLNLTKIEINAGRSSQATLLSRNEITYEALYLSPALTSKIDLQKITGKQTIYQTELFAS; encoded by the coding sequence ATGAAATTACCACATCCTATACCATATCAGGGAAGCAAGAGAAATCTTGCTGACCAAATTTTAAGGTTCTTTCCTGACAACTTTGACAGGTTGATTGAACCATTTGCAGGTTCAGCAGCTATGACAATTGCTTCCGCTTTTTATTTTAAAGCAAATCGCTTTGTAATTAATGACATTAACGAACCGCTTGTCAATCTTTGGGAAAATATCATTGAAAATCCGATATTAATCATCGAACACTACCACGACATATGGCACGGACAACACGGAAACGAAGAGGAATATTATTACCACATTCGTGAACGTTTTAACGACACAAAACAACCCGAGTATCTTTTATTCCTTTTAGCAAAATGTGTAAAAGCTGCTGTTCGCTACAATGCACAAGGACAATTTAATCAAAGCCCCGACAAAAGGCGTTTAGGAAGAAATCCTCAAATGATGCGTGACGATATTTTGAGAGTTTCCCAACTTCTTAAAGGCAGGACGGAATGCTATTCGCAAGACTATCAAACAATTCTTGACCTTGCGACAGACAATGATTTGGTTTACATGGACCCACCTTATCAAGGAACAGGCGTAAATGGTGGTTTCAATTACGCAGGAAACATTGAGTTTGATAATTTTATTGTTTCGCTTTTTGACCTAAACAATAGAAATGTTCCATTCATTTTGAGCTATGATGGAAGAACGGGGAATAAAACTTACGGCAATCCGCTACATGACAATCTGAATTTGACCAAAATTGAAATCAATGCTGGACGTTCTTCGCAAGCAACGCTATTGAGCAGAAATGAAATTACTTACGAAGCACTTTATTTATCGCCAGCACTTACCAGCAAAATAGACTTACAAAAAATTACAGGCAAACAAACGATTTATCAAACAGAACTATTTGCAAGCTAA